In Leptospira barantonii, one DNA window encodes the following:
- a CDS encoding anti-sigma factor antagonist, producing the protein MDPIQRYEHFEIRKNRQSTEVIPLVASFDELAFDELKSVFALVFYQSSLHVKINLSGVKILPLPVAMKILSFAFDLRLKNRTLVITGASASFKKLIRFYRMDKAILIF; encoded by the coding sequence GTGGATCCGATTCAGAGATACGAACATTTTGAAATTCGAAAAAACCGTCAGTCGACCGAGGTGATTCCTTTGGTCGCGTCCTTCGACGAGTTGGCTTTCGACGAATTAAAATCCGTGTTCGCGCTCGTATTCTATCAATCCAGTCTTCATGTGAAAATCAATCTGAGCGGAGTCAAGATTTTGCCGCTTCCGGTCGCGATGAAAATTCTTTCGTTTGCGTTCGATCTTCGTTTGAAAAACAGAACCTTGGTGATCACCGGGGCCAGCGCCTCGTTTAAAAAGCTGATCCGATTTTATAGAATGGACAAAGCCATTCTAATCTTCTGA
- the epmA gene encoding EF-P lysine aminoacylase EpmA codes for MNELSREMLVKRSKFLSAIRRFFEERDYLETDTPFLKGIPSMEPYLDPFLVHSPSKKEKGYLITSPEYSLKEILSKGLERIYEIAHTFRSGEEGSPYHSAEFLMLEFYTVGMKLDGLMDFCTELLEFLNREFHPFGFDPKNIRRISVENALKEFAGCGISKEELDRTISLNKLSEIPAEKRAYEDSFFIVFLNLVEAHLPKGFTFLYDYPPELAALSKIESGFGKRFELYYGNLELGNAFQELTDPIEQIFRFRSEQELRKNLGKEVFEIDGGLERALKEGIPDCSGISIGLDRLLLCVLGGNSLREISPYYGKF; via the coding sequence ATGAACGAACTCAGTCGAGAGATGCTCGTCAAACGATCCAAATTCTTATCCGCGATCCGCAGATTTTTCGAGGAAAGGGATTATTTGGAAACGGACACTCCCTTTCTCAAAGGTATACCTTCGATGGAACCGTATCTCGATCCTTTTTTGGTACATTCTCCCTCGAAAAAAGAAAAGGGTTATCTCATTACATCTCCTGAATATTCCCTCAAAGAAATTTTGTCCAAGGGTTTGGAAAGAATCTACGAGATCGCTCATACGTTTCGTTCCGGCGAGGAAGGAAGTCCGTATCACAGCGCCGAGTTTTTGATGTTGGAATTTTATACGGTCGGAATGAAACTCGATGGTCTGATGGATTTCTGCACGGAACTTTTGGAGTTTTTGAATCGGGAATTTCATCCTTTCGGTTTTGATCCGAAGAACATACGGAGAATCTCCGTGGAAAACGCCCTCAAAGAATTCGCGGGTTGCGGAATTTCCAAAGAGGAACTCGATCGAACGATTTCGCTTAACAAATTGAGCGAGATCCCCGCGGAAAAAAGAGCTTACGAAGATTCGTTTTTTATTGTATTCTTAAACTTAGTGGAGGCGCATCTTCCGAAAGGTTTTACTTTTTTATACGATTATCCGCCGGAACTCGCGGCTCTTTCCAAAATCGAATCCGGTTTCGGGAAACGTTTCGAGTTGTATTACGGAAATCTGGAATTGGGAAACGCGTTTCAGGAACTGACCGATCCGATCGAACAGATCTTCCGCTTTCGTTCCGAACAGGAACTCCGAAAGAATTTAGGGAAGGAAGTTTTCGAGATCGATGGCGGTTTGGAACGCGCGCTCAAGGAGGGGATTCCGGATTGCTCGGGAATTTCGATCGGCTTGGATCGACTTTTACTTTGTGTTCTCGGCGGGAATTCTCTTCGGGAAATCAGTCCATATTACGGTAAGTTCTGA